In one Lycium barbarum isolate Lr01 chromosome 7, ASM1917538v2, whole genome shotgun sequence genomic region, the following are encoded:
- the LOC132601221 gene encoding class V chitinase CHIT5-like, with amino-acid sequence MPSIPPSISPSAPSIPYSSPPMMPQAPTPIPLSIPPVPASVPYPDMPVPAPGPTPAPSGIKGAYWPSWLAKKVPSSSIPTAYFTHIFYAFAVPDNTSFQLLVSQADEQSMINFTSTIHSHSPTTKSMLSIGGDTGSPILPSMTSSHDNRAAFIKSTIDVARICGFDGLDLDWEFPIESENMHNLALLFKEWRLAISLEPLTSSKPPLILSAAVYFSPNVLLSGTFYPGDVLSSYLDFLSPMCYNYKGSWDTSATGAPALLYDKSSNISTSYGISAWKQNGVPSKQLVFGMPLYGNTWELKDPNYHGIGASAVGVGPGTQGEMSYDDIVMFNSENNATIVYNNETVSTYSYAGTNWIGYDDTNSITAKIKYAKAQDLGGYFFWALGFDSNWTLSRTASMAWDDEI; translated from the exons ATGCCTTCAATACCTCCCTCTATTTCACCATCCGCGCCTTCGATTCCCTACTCTAGTCCACCAATGATGCCTCAAGCTCCGACACCTATTCCACTCTCTATCCCTCCAGTCCCTGCCTCGGTACCATATCCTGATATGCCTGTTCCTGCACCCGGACCTACGCCTGCCCCTTCTGGCATCAAAGGTGCATACTGGCCTTCATGGCTAGCCAAAAAAGTTCCTTCATCAAGCATCCCTACTGCATATTTCACTCACATTTTCTACGCATTTGCTGTGCCTGATAACACATCATTCCAGTTGCTCGTAAGCCAAGCTGACGAGCAATCTATGATTAACTTCACATCCACCATCCATTCCCATAGCCCTACAACGAAATCCATGCTATCGATAGGAGGAGATACAGGTTCTCCAATACTCCCTAGTATGACAAGTAGCCATGATAATCGCGCTGCATTCATCAAATCGACGATCGATGTAGCCAGAATTTGCGGCTTTGATGGCCTTGATCTTGATTGGGAATTCCCTATCGAATCAGAAAACATGCACAATCTAGCATTGCTCTTCAAAGAATGGCGCCTCGCCATCAGCCTAGAGCCACTAACTTCCTCCAAACCTCCACTTATCCTCTCTGCTGCTGTTTACTTCTCTCCAAACGTGCTCTTATCGGGTACATTTTATCCCGGAGATGTTTTAAGCAGCTATCTTGATTTCTTGAGCCCTATGTGTTATAATTACAAGGGCTCTTGGGACACTTCAGCGACTGGTGCTCCAGCATTGTTATACGATAAGTCTAGCAATATTAGCACGAGCTACGGAATTTCAGCCTGGAAACAAAATGGGGTTCCTTCAAAACAGCTAGTTTTTGGTATGCCCTTATATGGAAATACATGGGAATTGAAGGATCCAAATTATCATGGGATCGGTGCTTCTGCAGTAGGAGTTGGCCCTGGAACTCAAGGAGAAATGTCATATGATGATATAGTAATGTTCAATTCGGAAAATAATGCTACTATAGTATACAATAATGAAACAGTTTCAACATATTCGTATGCTGGAACAAATTGGATTGGATATGATGATACTAATTCCATTACAGCAAAGATTAAGTATGCTAAGGCTCAGGATCTTGGTGGTTACTTTTTCTGGGCACTTGGCTTTGATAGCAATTGGACTCTTTCTAGAACAG CTTCTATGGCATGGGATGATGAAATCTGA
- the LOC132601222 gene encoding uncharacterized protein LOC132601222: MAGNGDMDGTGKIGPKGGDGGLVAGNGGMDGTGKISPKCGDGVPVAGNGGMDGIGKPGLRGEAVGLVDGNGGTDGIGEPGTRGGNIGLVDGNGGMNGIGMPGTKGGDIRLVDGNGGMDGTGKSGLRGEGDGLVAGNGGMDGIGKPGLRGEDDGLVPGNGGINGIGKLGLSGEDGELGEPGNAGTDGTGMPGIRGEDGGLVDGKGATDGIGKLGIRGEDVGLVDGNGGTDAIGKPGTRGGNIGLMDGNGGMDDTSKVGTEGGDGIWKAGAEGSSDGARWAGSRCLCKDGNGPDKGE, from the coding sequence ATGGCTGGAAACGGAGACATGGATGGTACAGGGAAGATTGGACCGAAAGGCGGGGACGGTGGACTAGTGGCTGGAAATGGAGGCATGGATGGTACAGGGAAGATTTCACCGAAATGCGGGGATGGTGTACCAGTGGCTGGAAATGGAGGCATGGATGGCATAGGGAAGCCTGGACTTAGAGGCGAGGCCGTTGGACTAGTGGATGGAAATGGAGGCACAGATGGTATAGGAGAGCCTGGTACTAGAGGCGGGAACATTGGACTAGTGGATGGAAATGGAGGCATGAATGGTATAGGGATGCCTGGAACTAAAGGCGGGGACATCAGACTAGTGGATGGAAATGGAGGCATGGATGGCACAGGGAAGTCTGGACTTAGAGGCGAGGGCGATGGACTGGTGGCTGGAAATGGAGGCATGGATGGAATAGGGAAGCCTGGACTTAGAGGCGAGGACGATGGACTAGTGCCTGGAAATGGAGGGATTAATGGTATAGGGAAGCTTGGACTTAGTGGTGAGGACGGTGAACTAGGCGAGCCTGGAAATGCAGGCACAGATGGCACAGGGATGCCTGGAATTAGAGGCGAGGACGGTGGACTAGTGGATGGAAAGGGTGCCACTGATGGTATAGGAAAGCTGGGAATCAGAGGCGAGGACGTTGGACTAGTGGATGGAAATGGAGGCACGGATGCTATAGGAAAGCCCGGTACTAGAGGCGGGAACATTGGACTAATGGATGGAAATGGAGGCATGGATGACACAAGCAAGGTGGGAACCGAAGGCGGGGATGGTATATGGAAGGCGGGTGCAGAAGGCAGCTCAGATGGTGCAAGATGGGCGGGGAGTAGATGCCTGTGTAAGGATGGCAATGGACCAGATAAAGGTGAATGA
- the LOC132603044 gene encoding nod factor hydrolase protein 1-like, which translates to MASPKTNIFFCYVIFCLALSSVMARPPSKGVKGAYYPSWAFSAFPPSSIDTSLFTHIYYAFLVPNNTTFKFDIDDETSTLLYNFTSTLRSKRPSVKTLFSVGGGGEGPARFSRMASTAASRLTFIKSSIEVARKYGFDGFDLDWEFPQNKKDMENLAILLDQWRVEVKKDSLASKRPQLLITAAVYFSVDFFLSDEFRSYPVPSINKNLDWINLMCYDYHGSWDTSATGAQAALFDSKSNISTSYGLRSWIKAGALRSKLIMGLPLYGRTWKLKDLNVHGIGASAVGLGPGDEGTLTYREIEKFNKENNAKVVYDSATVSTYSVAGTSWIGYDDTRSVARKLIYAQALGLRGYFFWQVAGDQDWKISRKAKQSWIIS; encoded by the exons ATGGCTAGTCCTAAAACTAACATTTTCTTCTGTTATGTTATCTTTTGTCTTGCCCTTTCATCTGTCATGGCACGGCCTCCATCTAAAGGAGTCAAAGGAGCGTATTATCCTTCATGGGCATTTTCAGCTTTCCCACCATCATCCATAGACACATCTTTATTCACTCACATCTACTATGCATTCCTTGTCCCAAACAACACCACATTCAAATTTGATATCGATGACGAGACCTCCACCCTCCTCTACAACTTCACCTCCACCCTCCGGTCCAAAAGACCGTCCGTGAAGACGCTCTTTTCTGTGGGGGGAGGAGGCGAAGGACCGGCTAGGTTCTCGCGCATGGCGTCTACAGCTGCCTCTCGTTTGACTTTTATAAAATCTAGCATAGAGGTAGCTAGAAAGTACGGATTTGATGGATTTGACCTTGACTGGGAATTCCCTCAGAACAAAAAGGACATGGAGAATTTGGCCATATTACTAGACCAATGGAGGGTTGAGGTCAAAAAAGATTCTCTAGCCTCAAAAAGGCCACAACTTTTGATCACAGCTGCTGTTTACTTCTCGGTTGACTTCTTTTTATCTGATGAATTCAGATCATACCCTGTGCCTTCAATTAACAAGAATCTGGATTGGATTAACTTAATGTGCTACGATTATCACGGATCGTGGGACACGTCTGCCACTGGTGCACAAGCTGCATTATTCGACTCGAAAAGTAACATTAGTACAAGTTATGGACTAAGGTCATGGATTAAGGCTGGGGCATTAAGAAGCAAATTAATTATGGGGTTGCCACTTTATGGTAGGACATGGAAATTAAAAGATCTTAATGTACATGGAATTGGTGCATCAGCAGTTGGACTTGGTCCTGGTGATGAAGGGACATTAACTTATAGGGAAATAGAGAAATTTAATAAGGAGAATAATGCTAAGGTTGTGTATGATTCTGCCACAGTTTCTACTTATTCTGTGGCTGGTACTTCTTGGATTGGTTATGATGACACTAGGTCTGTTGCAAGGAAGTTAATCTATGCTCAAGCTCTTGGCCTTAGGGGGTACTTCTTTTGGCAGGTTGCTGGTGACCAAGAttggaaaatttccagaaaag CTAAACAGTCATGGATTATTTCCTAA